From a single Adhaeribacter swui genomic region:
- a CDS encoding RagB/SusD family nutrient uptake outer membrane protein, which yields MKKYLVYILLLGLLPACSDDFLEIYPESSLNEGTFYKSEKEIILLANGCYVPMRNYEKVEHWVMAELPSDNASFQYNTATGEASKGVIDQFILASNNVAYANFWNASYNGITRCNKLLFEIDRPEITWSKPAYKDRSAGEALFLRALYYFNLVRQFGGVPIVTEPISSEEAVKIKRATEAQVYERIITDLKDAATRFSQAKEVEEVGRANEGAALALLGKVYVTLHQYAEAEAPLKAVINSGKYILQPNYADVFNPTNKDFKETIFAIQFSENSVELANRFIFWFAPWTSGGAITNRPAISLVGGGWNQPTEDLINAFEPGDLRKDVSIKYWNGKDWDGQVRDIPYCGKYKPPVTAADDRTGDNLPILRYSDVLLLYAEALNELGRTGEAISYVQQVRARAGLTNDLTSLDKVSLENLIDKERQVEFCFENQRWYDLKRTGKALAVLTAHGLREKAKKSFLYASAYEMTPNKLLAPIPEEQILVNQLEQNPGY from the coding sequence GTGAAAAAATATTTAGTTTATATACTCTTATTAGGCCTGCTGCCCGCTTGCTCCGATGATTTTCTGGAAATTTATCCCGAATCGAGTTTGAACGAGGGCACTTTTTATAAATCGGAAAAAGAAATTATTCTGCTGGCCAACGGCTGCTACGTGCCTATGCGCAACTACGAAAAAGTAGAACATTGGGTAATGGCCGAGCTTCCTTCCGACAATGCCAGTTTCCAGTACAATACTGCCACTGGCGAGGCCTCTAAAGGCGTAATTGATCAGTTTATCTTGGCTTCTAACAACGTAGCTTACGCCAATTTCTGGAATGCTTCTTACAACGGAATTACCCGTTGCAATAAATTATTGTTTGAAATAGATCGTCCGGAAATTACCTGGTCCAAACCCGCTTATAAAGACCGGAGCGCCGGCGAAGCTTTATTTTTGCGTGCCTTGTATTATTTTAATCTGGTGCGGCAGTTTGGGGGAGTACCGATAGTAACCGAACCGATCAGCTCCGAAGAAGCGGTAAAAATTAAGAGAGCCACGGAAGCTCAGGTGTACGAAAGAATTATAACCGATTTAAAAGATGCCGCTACCCGGTTTAGCCAGGCCAAAGAAGTAGAAGAAGTGGGTCGGGCCAACGAAGGGGCAGCGCTGGCTTTACTAGGCAAAGTGTACGTTACCCTGCATCAATACGCCGAAGCCGAAGCGCCGCTAAAAGCCGTTATAAATTCCGGCAAATACATTTTACAACCTAACTACGCCGATGTTTTTAACCCCACCAACAAAGATTTTAAAGAAACCATTTTTGCTATTCAGTTTTCCGAAAACAGCGTAGAACTGGCGAACCGCTTTATTTTCTGGTTTGCCCCCTGGACTTCCGGCGGAGCCATCACCAATCGCCCGGCCATTAGTTTGGTGGGGGGTGGGTGGAATCAGCCCACCGAAGATTTAATTAATGCTTTTGAACCCGGCGATTTACGGAAAGATGTATCTATAAAATACTGGAACGGAAAAGACTGGGATGGCCAGGTGCGGGATATTCCGTATTGCGGCAAATACAAACCCCCAGTAACCGCCGCCGATGACCGCACTGGCGATAATCTGCCTATTCTGCGTTATTCCGATGTATTACTCTTATACGCCGAAGCATTAAACGAACTTGGCCGGACTGGCGAAGCTATTTCGTATGTGCAACAAGTGCGCGCCCGGGCCGGATTAACGAACGATTTAACCAGTTTAGATAAAGTTTCTTTAGAAAATTTAATTGACAAGGAACGTCAGGTAGAGTTTTGTTTCGAAAACCAGCGCTGGTACGACCTCAAACGCACCGGCAAAGCTTTGGCCGTTCTTACGGCTCACGGTTTACGCGAAAAAGCCAAAAAATCTTTCCTGTACGCATCGGCTTACGAAATGACACCCAATAAATTGCTGGCTCCAATACCGGAAGAACAAATATTGGTGAATCAATTAGAACAAAACCCAGGATATTAA
- a CDS encoding Na+/H+ antiporter, producing MQNTLFFYLALLLVILFLVMLARRLKVSYPIILVLGGLLLSFIPGLPGIEINPELIFLIFLPPLLYEAAWNTSWKEFWKWRRVIGSFAFLVVILTATVIAFISQALIPGFTLALGFLLGAIISPPDAVSATSVLKDVEVPKRVVSILEGESLLNDASSLIIFRFALTAVVSGSFVLHEAVTSFFVVIIMGTLTGLGVALVFYAIHRWLPTTPSMDTVLTFIAPYFMYITAERFHFSGVLAVVSGGLFLSNHSHRLLSHLSRIRGANVWATVGFALNGFVFMLIGLELPLIVQQLGDHITLSNAITYGLLISLVVIITRLLCVLGASLFTVFISRFITTADSKPGWRQPFIVGWAGMRGVVSLASALSIPLLLSNGQAFPQRNLILFITFTVILVTLVFQGLTLPLVIRWLHPQEMDYPLSLPEQDLRVRKKLKDAALSLIQEKYATEVNTNELIKSLKLRLQSDLTFLDHFNKPETGEKWADDNVETYRKVMTSLLTHERQLLHQINRKAEVDEVVVRKHLALLDLEEEKLRQQIEND from the coding sequence ATGCAAAATACCCTGTTCTTTTACCTCGCGCTGTTGCTGGTTATTTTATTTTTGGTAATGCTGGCCCGGCGGTTAAAAGTGTCGTACCCGATTATTTTGGTTTTGGGCGGATTACTGCTAAGCTTTATTCCGGGGCTACCGGGTATTGAAATTAATCCGGAGCTGATATTCCTGATATTCTTACCACCCCTCCTATACGAAGCCGCCTGGAACACGTCATGGAAGGAATTCTGGAAATGGCGCCGGGTAATTGGTTCCTTTGCTTTTTTGGTGGTAATTCTCACTGCTACCGTTATTGCTTTTATTTCGCAGGCACTTATTCCGGGTTTTACTTTGGCTTTAGGTTTCTTGCTGGGAGCCATAATTTCGCCACCCGATGCGGTTTCGGCTACCTCGGTTTTAAAAGATGTGGAGGTGCCAAAGCGCGTTGTTTCCATCTTGGAAGGCGAAAGTTTGCTCAATGATGCGTCGAGCTTAATTATTTTCCGGTTTGCTTTAACCGCAGTAGTTTCGGGTAGTTTTGTTTTGCACGAAGCTGTTACCAGTTTTTTTGTGGTAATTATTATGGGCACGCTTACGGGTTTGGGCGTGGCTTTGGTATTTTATGCCATTCATAGGTGGTTGCCCACTACGCCCAGCATGGATACCGTGCTTACTTTTATCGCTCCTTATTTCATGTACATCACCGCTGAAAGGTTTCATTTTTCGGGAGTACTAGCGGTAGTAAGCGGCGGTTTATTTTTGTCGAACCACAGTCACCGGCTGCTGAGCCACTTGAGCCGGATTAGAGGCGCCAATGTGTGGGCCACGGTAGGTTTTGCCCTGAATGGCTTTGTGTTTATGCTTATTGGCCTGGAATTGCCTTTAATTGTACAACAGCTCGGCGACCACATTACCTTAAGCAATGCCATTACCTACGGTTTACTTATTTCGCTGGTAGTTATTATTACCCGGCTTTTGTGCGTTTTAGGTGCTTCGCTTTTTACGGTATTTATCAGCCGCTTTATTACCACTGCCGATAGTAAGCCCGGTTGGCGGCAACCTTTTATTGTGGGCTGGGCGGGTATGCGGGGGGTGGTTTCACTGGCTTCGGCCCTTTCTATTCCGCTGCTATTAAGTAACGGCCAGGCTTTTCCGCAACGTAACCTTATTTTGTTTATCACTTTTACGGTAATTCTGGTTACGCTGGTATTTCAAGGTTTAACCTTACCCCTTGTCATTCGCTGGCTACATCCGCAGGAAATGGATTACCCTTTATCTTTGCCCGAACAAGATTTAAGAGTGCGTAAAAAATTAAAAGATGCGGCTTTATCTTTAATCCAGGAGAAATACGCCACCGAGGTAAATACCAACGAATTAATTAAAAGCCTGAAGCTGCGTTTACAAAGTGACCTTACTTTTCTGGACCATTTTAATAAGCCGGAAACCGGCGAAAAATGGGCTGATGATAACGTAGAAACTTACCGCAAAGTAATGACCAGTTTGCTAACGCATGAGCGCCAGTTACTGCACCAAATTAACCGAAAAGCCGAAGTAGACGAAGTAGTAGTACGCAAGCATTTAGCTTTACTAGACCTGGAAGAAGAAAAGTTGCGTCAACAAATTGAGAATGATTAG
- a CDS encoding NADP-dependent oxidoreductase: MKAFVLNGFGGPDQLVPATIETPVIKPDEVLVQVKAISLNPVDAKSRSGKGMAGRLKELPTIILGWDIAGVVTEVGENVTNFKKGDEVFGMVNFPGHGQAYAEYVAAPAAHLALKPANITYEEAAAATLAALTAYQAFVHKATVSPGQKVLIHAAAGGVGHFAVQLAKHLGAYVIGTSSAANRDFVLSLGADEHIDYQTQRFEDEVQEVDLVLDTLGGDNIARSLQVIKSGGTLITIPSGMADTVTEQAQAKNVNGFFFLVQSSGDDMQQLAALLKQGILKAHVSLTFPFSDLPKASAQIETGKTKGKLVVTV; this comes from the coding sequence ATGAAAGCATTTGTATTAAACGGTTTTGGCGGCCCTGACCAACTGGTGCCCGCGACCATAGAAACCCCGGTTATAAAACCCGACGAAGTATTAGTGCAGGTAAAAGCCATTAGTTTAAACCCCGTAGATGCCAAAAGCCGTTCGGGCAAAGGCATGGCTGGCCGTTTAAAAGAATTGCCCACCATAATTCTGGGCTGGGATATAGCAGGCGTAGTAACCGAAGTAGGCGAAAACGTAACAAATTTTAAAAAAGGCGACGAAGTATTTGGCATGGTTAACTTTCCGGGCCACGGCCAGGCCTACGCCGAATACGTAGCGGCTCCGGCCGCGCACCTGGCCTTAAAACCCGCTAATATCACTTACGAAGAAGCTGCCGCCGCTACCCTGGCGGCCTTAACTGCTTACCAGGCCTTTGTGCATAAAGCTACCGTATCGCCGGGGCAAAAAGTTTTAATTCATGCGGCGGCTGGTGGAGTAGGGCATTTTGCCGTGCAATTGGCCAAACATTTGGGCGCGTACGTCATCGGCACTTCTTCGGCGGCTAACCGGGATTTTGTGTTGAGCCTGGGTGCTGACGAGCACATTGATTACCAAACCCAGCGTTTTGAAGACGAAGTGCAGGAGGTAGACCTGGTGCTGGACACCTTAGGCGGCGATAACATTGCCCGCTCCTTGCAAGTAATAAAATCCGGTGGTACGCTCATTACCATTCCCAGCGGTATGGCCGATACGGTTACGGAACAAGCCCAAGCCAAAAATGTAAACGGGTTTTTCTTTTTAGTACAATCCAGCGGCGACGATATGCAGCAACTGGCGGCTTTACTGAAGCAAGGCATTTTAAAAGCCCACGTATCGCTTACTTTCCCGTTCAGCGATTTACCTAAAGCCAGCGCCCAAATAGAAACTGGCAAAACCAAAGGCAAACTGGTAGTTACGGTTTAA
- a CDS encoding sulfatase family protein, whose protein sequence is MKQFLILLIIAGLFGFTLTSLNSGTPQPARKPNIVFIVVDQWRAQATGYAGDKNVQTPNLNKLASQSLNLKNAVSGMPVCTPYRASLLTGQYPLTTGVFMNDVMLDTTKTTLAKVYKKEGYQTGFIGKWHIDGHGRTSYIPENRRQGFDYWKALECTHNYNQSPYYAGNSDKKLFWEGYDAIAQTTDAIRFINEQAKKPDPFMLFLSIGPPHDPYQTAPENYKKLYADKEIKINPNVPQEFREKATKDLKGYYAHVTAIDDCVGKVWETLKQAGIENNTIFIFTADHGDLLGAHGSWNKQQPYEESIRVPFLIHYPATFGNTGKTSPILINSPDIMPTLLGLTQTKIPTSVEGVDFSGVLKGTNPNKVTHTLISCVQPFGQWNRSKGGREYRGVVTTQYTYTRDLKGPWLLFDNTKDPFQQNNLIGQPAFAATQQKLNNLLSATLKQRKDEFKPGMEYVKQWNYVVDETETVPYKNINFEGKPILE, encoded by the coding sequence ATGAAACAGTTTCTGATTTTATTGATAATAGCGGGACTTTTTGGTTTTACCCTAACTTCTTTAAACTCCGGTACACCGCAGCCTGCCCGCAAACCCAATATTGTTTTTATTGTGGTAGATCAATGGCGGGCGCAGGCTACGGGCTACGCGGGCGATAAAAATGTACAAACGCCTAATTTGAATAAACTAGCCAGCCAAAGTTTAAATCTTAAAAATGCCGTGTCGGGAATGCCGGTTTGTACGCCTTACCGGGCTTCGTTATTAACGGGGCAGTATCCTTTAACTACCGGCGTTTTTATGAACGATGTAATGCTGGATACGACCAAAACCACTTTGGCCAAAGTTTATAAAAAAGAAGGCTATCAAACAGGTTTTATTGGTAAATGGCACATCGATGGTCACGGCCGCACCAGTTATATTCCGGAAAACCGTCGCCAGGGTTTCGATTACTGGAAAGCGCTGGAGTGTACGCATAATTACAACCAATCGCCTTATTACGCCGGTAATTCAGATAAGAAGCTGTTCTGGGAAGGCTACGATGCCATTGCCCAAACCACCGATGCTATACGGTTTATTAACGAGCAAGCCAAAAAGCCAGATCCGTTTATGTTGTTTCTTTCAATAGGTCCCCCGCACGATCCTTACCAGACTGCCCCGGAAAACTACAAAAAGCTGTACGCCGATAAAGAAATTAAAATTAACCCGAATGTGCCGCAGGAGTTCCGCGAGAAAGCTACCAAAGACTTGAAAGGGTATTATGCCCACGTTACCGCCATTGATGATTGCGTTGGCAAAGTATGGGAAACCTTAAAGCAAGCCGGCATTGAAAACAATACTATTTTTATTTTTACCGCCGATCATGGCGATTTGCTGGGCGCCCATGGTTCCTGGAATAAGCAACAACCCTACGAAGAAAGCATTCGGGTGCCTTTCCTGATTCATTATCCGGCCACTTTCGGCAATACCGGAAAAACATCTCCCATCCTGATCAACTCGCCCGATATTATGCCTACCTTACTAGGCCTGACGCAAACCAAAATTCCGACTTCGGTAGAAGGAGTAGATTTTTCCGGTGTTTTAAAGGGTACCAACCCCAATAAAGTAACACATACGTTAATTTCGTGCGTGCAGCCCTTTGGGCAATGGAATCGTTCAAAAGGCGGGCGCGAGTACCGGGGTGTAGTTACTACCCAATATACCTACACACGTGATTTAAAAGGTCCTTGGTTGTTATTTGATAATACCAAAGATCCGTTTCAACAAAACAACCTAATAGGCCAGCCAGCGTTTGCGGCTACCCAGCAAAAACTGAATAACTTACTTTCCGCTACTTTAAAACAGCGGAAAGATGAATTTAAGCCCGGCATGGAGTACGTAAAACAATGGAATTACGTGGTAGACGAAACCGAAACTGTTCCTTATAAAAATATAAACTTCGAAGGTAAACCGATTCTTGAATAA
- a CDS encoding SusC/RagA family TonB-linked outer membrane protein, translating into MMKKLLQKSSKWFVLLLLYHLPFLKSSANPALAITDKFSITVNFADKPVSGKVISGTGEPLPGVTVLLKGTTIGTTTNSEGGFELTVPDNGGILVVSFIGYLTKEVAFTGNELLQISLTEDTKALDEVVVVGYGTQRSQDVTGSVATVDQKNIKSLPVSTIDQKLTGQVAGVQIQQVSGAPGAGTSIKIRGNGSLGAGNEPLYVVDGLPYSAGMNQTTNPLLFINPNDIESVTILKDASSTAIYGSRGANGVILITTKKGANDRTEVNVSSMRGVQQVPQKGRPEMLNLREFAELQRDKINVTVRRLENREAILNDYPVEYQNLDNITGNGTDWYDLLLQTAAIQDHNVSLYKGTKDSRLNFSLGYFKQEGTVRYTGVERYSSKLGMESNIGKYLLVGASLQPSYIKQNRTNTNANREDVLGTAIWANPFMSPYDASGNLIPYIVSPQSKYHSAWSFANPLFVLKETVQNQNIFQNLGSAFVQLTLFKDLKAKTSLFTNWSTSNYFQFIPSTVGAANKPPVAGTGRSTTIRDQSFDWLIENTLNYDKTFGSHQVSAVVGYTTQKNSAKTINLNADPYANDLLETINAAQTIKGWGQGSNEWSMISYLGRVNYGFKDRYLLTATFRSDGSSRFGSNNRYAFFPSMAAAWRLSEENFLKNNSIIYNLKLRASYGKSGNNNIGNYAHLASISPGAYVFGNTQVTAVSVGLPNPNLTWEESDQFDAGLDLDLFENRLNLVVDFYNRKSNNMLLDNIIPAITGFNTQTINKGNVRNRGIEIALGGTPVAGTVQWNTNFNIAFNRNKVLSLNSNNDRILAGNNDNNPTHISVVGKPIGQFFGYIYEGLYTAEDMANPNIIKTAQVYEGNVKYRDVNGDGIITDLLDYTIIGNPHPDFTYGFTNNFSYKGLSLGVIVNGQYGGQVMNGLRQTVDNLQGFFNVSKEWVNRWRSADQPGDGMHYGVPKLTPSLGHRVSNLWVEDATYLRIANVTLGYNLPQKWVQYTGAIKNCRLYFTVQNLATFTKYGGANPEGQSVNINNTLAPGFDMTSYPLARTTSLGINLTF; encoded by the coding sequence ATGATGAAAAAACTACTACAAAAAAGTAGTAAGTGGTTCGTATTGCTTTTACTCTACCACCTACCTTTCCTAAAAAGTAGCGCTAATCCAGCTCTGGCCATTACGGATAAGTTCAGCATTACTGTAAATTTTGCCGACAAACCTGTTTCGGGAAAAGTAATTTCGGGTACGGGAGAGCCTTTACCGGGCGTAACGGTACTTTTAAAAGGCACTACTATCGGTACTACTACCAACTCCGAAGGTGGATTTGAGTTAACCGTTCCGGATAACGGGGGCATTTTGGTGGTGTCGTTTATTGGCTATTTAACCAAAGAAGTAGCCTTTACTGGCAATGAACTCCTCCAAATTAGCTTAACGGAAGATACCAAAGCTCTGGACGAAGTAGTGGTAGTAGGGTATGGCACCCAGCGGTCGCAGGATGTAACCGGCTCTGTTGCAACCGTAGACCAAAAAAATATTAAAAGTTTACCGGTTTCTACTATCGATCAAAAACTTACCGGGCAAGTAGCCGGGGTGCAAATTCAGCAGGTTTCGGGTGCGCCAGGAGCAGGAACGTCCATTAAAATCCGGGGAAATGGTTCTTTAGGGGCCGGCAACGAACCTTTGTACGTAGTAGATGGCTTGCCGTACTCGGCCGGAATGAACCAAACTACCAATCCTTTATTATTCATTAACCCGAACGATATTGAGTCGGTAACTATTTTAAAAGATGCTTCTTCCACGGCTATTTACGGGTCGCGTGGGGCCAACGGCGTTATTTTAATTACCACCAAAAAAGGCGCCAACGACCGAACCGAAGTGAATGTTTCATCGATGCGGGGGGTGCAGCAGGTACCCCAAAAAGGCCGGCCGGAAATGCTAAATTTGCGGGAATTTGCCGAATTGCAGCGCGATAAAATAAACGTAACCGTGCGTCGGCTCGAAAATCGGGAAGCTATCCTCAACGATTACCCCGTAGAATACCAGAACCTGGATAATATTACCGGTAACGGCACCGATTGGTACGATTTACTTTTACAAACCGCCGCTATTCAAGACCATAATGTGAGCCTTTACAAAGGGACCAAAGACTCCCGCTTAAACTTTAGTTTGGGCTATTTTAAACAGGAAGGTACCGTGCGCTATACCGGGGTGGAACGCTACAGCAGCAAACTGGGTATGGAATCGAATATTGGCAAATACTTGTTAGTAGGCGCTTCGCTGCAGCCCAGTTACATTAAGCAAAACCGCACCAATACCAACGCCAACCGCGAAGATGTTCTGGGTACGGCCATTTGGGCGAACCCGTTTATGTCGCCCTACGATGCCAGTGGAAATTTAATTCCCTACATTGTTTCGCCGCAAAGTAAGTATCATTCGGCCTGGAGTTTTGCTAACCCTTTGTTTGTTTTAAAAGAAACAGTTCAGAACCAGAATATTTTTCAGAACCTGGGTTCGGCGTTTGTGCAGTTAACCTTGTTTAAAGACTTAAAAGCCAAAACGTCGTTATTCACCAATTGGTCTACTTCTAATTATTTTCAATTTATCCCGAGCACGGTAGGTGCTGCCAATAAACCACCGGTAGCTGGTACGGGCCGTTCCACTACCATCCGCGACCAGAGTTTTGATTGGCTGATTGAAAATACCTTGAACTACGATAAAACTTTTGGCAGCCACCAGGTAAGTGCAGTAGTAGGGTATACCACTCAAAAAAACTCCGCCAAAACCATTAACCTTAACGCCGATCCATACGCCAACGATTTACTCGAAACCATTAATGCGGCGCAAACCATTAAAGGCTGGGGCCAGGGCTCTAACGAGTGGAGCATGATTTCTTATCTGGGCCGCGTGAACTACGGCTTTAAAGACCGGTATTTACTAACCGCTACGTTCCGTTCCGATGGTTCTTCCCGGTTCGGTAGCAATAATCGGTATGCCTTTTTCCCTTCCATGGCGGCAGCCTGGCGGCTTTCCGAAGAAAATTTTTTGAAAAACAACTCTATTATCTATAACCTGAAGTTACGGGCGAGCTACGGAAAAAGTGGTAATAACAATATTGGTAATTACGCGCATTTGGCTTCTATTAGCCCGGGGGCTTATGTCTTTGGCAACACGCAGGTAACAGCGGTCAGCGTGGGGTTACCTAATCCTAATTTAACCTGGGAAGAATCGGACCAGTTTGATGCCGGCCTGGACTTAGATTTATTCGAGAACCGTTTAAACCTGGTGGTAGATTTTTATAACCGGAAAAGCAATAACATGCTGCTCGACAACATTATTCCGGCCATTACCGGTTTTAATACCCAAACCATAAACAAAGGAAACGTTCGGAACCGGGGAATAGAAATAGCCTTGGGCGGAACACCTGTAGCCGGCACGGTACAATGGAATACCAATTTTAACATTGCTTTTAACCGGAACAAAGTTTTATCCCTGAACAGTAACAACGACCGCATTTTAGCCGGAAATAACGATAACAACCCTACTCACATTTCAGTGGTGGGAAAACCCATCGGCCAATTCTTCGGGTACATTTACGAAGGCTTGTATACCGCCGAAGATATGGCTAACCCTAATATAATTAAAACGGCCCAGGTATACGAAGGTAACGTAAAATACCGCGATGTAAACGGCGACGGCATTATTACAGACTTGCTCGATTACACCATTATTGGCAATCCGCACCCTGATTTTACGTACGGCTTCACCAACAATTTTTCTTACAAAGGCCTGAGCCTGGGCGTAATTGTAAACGGGCAATACGGCGGACAGGTAATGAATGGGTTGCGGCAAACCGTAGATAACCTGCAAGGCTTTTTTAACGTGAGCAAAGAATGGGTAAACCGCTGGCGGAGCGCCGATCAACCCGGCGATGGCATGCATTACGGGGTTCCCAAACTAACTCCCAGCTTAGGTCACCGGGTTTCTAACTTATGGGTAGAAGACGCCACATACTTACGCATTGCCAACGTAACGCTGGGTTACAACTTACCCCAAAAATGGGTGCAATATACCGGCGCTATTAAAAATTGCCGGCTGTACTTTACCGTGCAAAATCTGGCTACTTTCACAAAGTATGGCGGCGCTAACCCCGAAGGGCAATCGGTGAACATCAACAACACTCTGGCACCCGGCTTTGACATGACTTCTTATCCTTTAGCCCGAACTACTTCTTTAGGTATTAATCTTACTTTTTAA
- a CDS encoding sulfatase family protein, which produces MKNFKNVAALGFLYLLFASVFFSFRQKESKKPNVIVVVTDDHRWDALGVMGNKIIQTPNLDNLARKGLLFKNAYVTTAICMVSRASILSGQYLSRHKINEFTTDFSKEAVEQTYPLLLKKAGYKIGFINKYGVGQKNQPKEYFDYWTCTPKLQPDYEMQDEAGNFIHNTDQTDRDIQDFLNKFGQKGPFCLSVGFKAPHEQDGDPPRFIVQEKFKNLYQNVTIPTPETADPKYWNSFPEFFKNDKNIARVRWKPLFSTPELAQETTKNYYRLITGVDEVIGNMVAKLEKLGIADNTVIIFIGDNGFYLGEHGMEGKWFGHEESIRVPLIVYDPRQVNHLKGQTISDIALNIDIAPTILKLANQPVPARMQGLDLMAVAAHKPGTSRQDFFYEHTFAGSPRLPKVEGVVSREIKYMNFIEYGYEELYDLLKDPLEKQNLATNAAYQNQLQKIRLQYQKLKRKVQ; this is translated from the coding sequence ATGAAAAATTTTAAAAATGTGGCAGCCTTGGGCTTTCTTTATTTGTTGTTCGCGAGTGTTTTTTTCTCCTTTCGGCAAAAAGAATCTAAAAAGCCCAATGTTATTGTGGTGGTAACCGATGATCACCGCTGGGATGCCTTGGGGGTGATGGGCAATAAAATTATTCAAACGCCTAACCTGGATAACCTGGCCCGTAAAGGTTTATTATTTAAAAATGCCTACGTTACTACGGCCATTTGCATGGTGAGCCGGGCGAGTATTCTCAGCGGGCAGTATTTATCCCGGCATAAGATCAACGAATTTACTACCGATTTTAGTAAAGAAGCCGTGGAACAAACTTATCCTTTGTTGCTAAAAAAGGCAGGCTATAAAATTGGTTTTATTAATAAATACGGCGTTGGTCAGAAAAATCAACCTAAAGAGTACTTTGATTACTGGACCTGCACTCCCAAACTGCAACCCGATTACGAAATGCAGGATGAAGCGGGTAACTTTATTCATAACACCGACCAAACAGATCGCGACATTCAAGATTTTTTAAATAAGTTTGGCCAAAAAGGTCCATTTTGCTTATCCGTAGGTTTTAAAGCGCCGCACGAGCAAGACGGTGATCCGCCTCGGTTTATTGTGCAGGAAAAATTTAAAAATTTATACCAAAACGTAACTATCCCTACGCCTGAAACCGCCGACCCGAAATATTGGAATAGCTTTCCAGAATTTTTTAAGAATGATAAAAACATTGCCCGTGTACGCTGGAAGCCTTTATTTTCTACTCCGGAATTAGCCCAGGAAACCACCAAAAATTACTACCGCTTAATTACCGGGGTAGACGAAGTAATCGGGAACATGGTGGCGAAACTGGAAAAATTGGGCATTGCTGATAATACCGTCATTATTTTTATTGGCGACAACGGCTTTTATTTAGGAGAACACGGCATGGAAGGCAAATGGTTTGGCCACGAAGAATCTATCCGGGTTCCTTTAATTGTTTACGATCCCCGCCAGGTCAACCACTTAAAAGGCCAAACCATAAGCGATATAGCCTTAAATATTGACATTGCCCCCACTATTCTGAAGTTAGCCAACCAACCAGTGCCCGCGAGAATGCAAGGTCTGGATTTAATGGCCGTAGCCGCGCATAAACCCGGAACATCCCGGCAAGATTTCTTTTACGAGCATACCTTTGCAGGAAGCCCGCGTTTGCCGAAGGTAGAAGGGGTGGTGAGCCGCGAAATAAAATACATGAATTTTATTGAATACGGTTACGAAGAATTGTACGACTTACTAAAGGATCCTTTAGAAAAGCAAAACCTGGCAACTAACGCGGCTTATCAAAACCAGCTCCAAAAAATTCGTTTACAGTACCAAAAGTTAAAGCGGAAAGTTCAATAA
- a CDS encoding helix-turn-helix transcriptional regulator, which produces MKKESLHEPFSIVFETLDKDSQREHQHHFFELIFILAGTGYQCINQHQFAYRAGHLFLITPEDCHSFDIHTTTEFFFLRFNNIYLKQSGLHTDNIPRLEFILQNASHQPGCILKNQVDKTLVRPMVEAIIREHVNRDLYNQELIQQLVNTLIVVVARNIAKYLPEQVHTGTDDKALTIINYIQDNIYAPEKTRAEVISQHLGISETYLGRFFKKHTGETLQKYLINYRLKLIEARLQHSDKRMHEIADELGFTDESHLNKFFRKNRGVSPSEFRKALTKPVLVSAAVMAE; this is translated from the coding sequence ATGAAGAAAGAAAGCCTGCACGAACCGTTTTCCATTGTTTTTGAAACTTTAGACAAAGATTCGCAACGGGAACACCAGCATCATTTCTTCGAGCTGATATTTATTTTAGCGGGTACTGGCTACCAGTGTATCAACCAGCATCAATTTGCTTACCGGGCGGGGCACCTATTTTTGATTACGCCCGAAGATTGCCATTCTTTTGATATTCATACTACTACTGAGTTTTTCTTTTTGCGGTTTAATAATATTTACCTGAAGCAAAGCGGCTTGCATACCGATAACATTCCGCGGTTGGAGTTTATTCTGCAAAATGCCAGTCACCAGCCAGGCTGTATTTTAAAAAACCAGGTAGATAAAACCTTGGTGCGCCCCATGGTAGAAGCTATTATCCGGGAACACGTGAACCGCGACTTGTACAACCAGGAACTGATTCAACAGTTGGTAAATACCTTAATTGTGGTGGTGGCGCGCAACATTGCCAAATACCTGCCCGAGCAAGTACACACCGGTACCGACGACAAAGCGTTAACGATTATTAACTACATCCAGGATAATATTTACGCGCCGGAAAAAACGCGCGCCGAGGTTATTAGTCAGCATTTAGGTATTTCAGAAACGTATTTGGGCCGATTTTTTAAAAAACACACCGGCGAAACCTTGCAAAAGTATTTGATAAACTACCGGCTAAAATTAATTGAAGCGCGTTTGCAGCACAGCGATAAACGCATGCACGAAATTGCCGACGAGCTGGGCTTTACCGACGAAAGCCATTTAAACAAATTCTTCCGGAAGAACCGCGGCGTCAGCCCTTCGGAATTTCGCAAAGCTTTAACCAAACCGGTGTTGGT